The following coding sequences lie in one Lolium perenne isolate Kyuss_39 chromosome 2, Kyuss_2.0, whole genome shotgun sequence genomic window:
- the LOC127302883 gene encoding uncharacterized protein → MKQRKTPDPETGSLWVNPQSETQCTAYVSKFKQKHGEDANPEAEDFDPEVAVLAGEGLKHGRLWFGDGCVDPARVPSLRQIRRGRKSGQPEVEPRPRASDLAVERLREEMAAKEQAAQEQRAQMEQQILQYQQQQTQMMQRMQQRRSR, encoded by the exons atgaagcaaaggaagacgcctgatcctgagacggggtccttgtgggttaacccgcaatccgagacccagtgcacggcgtatgtctccaagttcaagcagaagcacggcgaggacgccaatccagaggccgaggactttgaccctgaggtcgcggtgcttgcgggagaaggcttgaagcatggccgcctatggtttggtgacgggtgcgtcgacccagcgagggttccctctctccgccagatccgtcgtggtcgtaagagcggccagcctgaggtagagccccggccacgggcttcggatctagctgtcgagcggttacgg gaggagatggcagcgaaggagcaggcggcccaggagcaaaGGGCGCAGATGGAGCAGCAGATTCTGCAGTACCAGCAGCAGCAGACACAGATGATGCAGCGGATGCAACAAAGAAGAAGCAGATGA